In Thermus oshimai DSM 12092, a single genomic region encodes these proteins:
- a CDS encoding DUF2283 domain-containing protein: MRWTYDPEAHALYLWLREGRVARSRPVAPEVVVDYDREGRPLGVEALGLQGEGPRALALRWAKGEG, from the coding sequence GTGCGCTGGACCTACGACCCCGAGGCCCACGCCCTCTACCTCTGGCTGCGGGAGGGGAGGGTAGCCCGTTCCAGACCCGTGGCTCCCGAGGTGGTGGTGGACTACGACCGGGAGGGACGGCCCCTGGGGGTGGAGGCCCTGGGGCTCCAGGGAGAAGGCCCCCGGGCCCTCGCGCTGCGTTGGGCGAAAGGGGAGGGTTAG